One genomic segment of Jaculus jaculus isolate mJacJac1 chromosome 2, mJacJac1.mat.Y.cur, whole genome shotgun sequence includes these proteins:
- the LOC101598597 gene encoding LOW QUALITY PROTEIN: zinc finger protein 43-like (The sequence of the model RefSeq protein was modified relative to this genomic sequence to represent the inferred CDS: inserted 2 bases in 1 codon) produces MELLSFKDVSVDFSPEEWECLGPAQWDLYRDVTLENYRNLVSLGLALCKPYLVTFLEQKEPPWIMKSKEPTAAYPENLCKDSTSAKDITLFSRALIHYGVHSQEKPFNYKDCSKVLISGSTSNHCQGTHKPYLCKQCGSTFKYHSALTKHQLIHTGAKPYTCKECGKAFNRSTNLTRHQVTHKRQKPYKCQLCDKAFNKSTNFARHQITHKRQKPYKCDECGRTFNKSTNLTQHQMIHTGEKPQCKECGQVFKYPSILTRHQIVHSGAKPYPCEECGKAFNSKANLTRHHLIHTGEKPYKCHECGKAFTTHSILTQHQIIHTGERPYKCDECGKAFKYHSSLFQHHIIHTGKRPYKCDECGKTFNRRLTLSQHQIIHTEEKPYKCKECDKTFKCAAYLIQHMKIHWEGLPYRCKECDKRFKCSAHLIDHQRIHTGERPYICQECGKDFIRSSDLIKHRRIHTGEKPYRCKECEKAYSCSSQLKRHQIIHTGERPYHCQECGKAFNNRSTFCVHQRIHTGEKPYSCKECGQAYYCSSQLNRHQKVHTGERPYVCKECGKGFVTSSRLKCHQEIHTRVKSYQCKENXKAFISSSTLNVKYTRENPCKCQECGKAFNNTAALI; encoded by the exons ATG GAGCTGCTGTCATTCAAGGATGTGTCAGTTGATTTCTCTCCAGAGGAGTGGGAATGCCTAGGCCCTGCTCAGTGGGATCTGTATAGGGATGTGACGTTGGAGAACTACAGAAACCTGGTTTCCCTGG GTCTTGCTTTGTGTAAGCCATACCTGGTCACATTTCTAGAGCAGAAGGAACCACCTTGGATTATGAAGAGTAAAGAGCCCACAGCAGCATACCCAG AGAATCTTTGCAAAGATAGTACATCTGCAAAAGACATTACTCTGTTCTCAAGAGCACTCATCCATTATGGCGTCCATAGTCAAGAGAAGCCTTTCAACTATAAAGACTGTAGCAAAGTTCTCATCAGTGGCTCAACTTCTAATCATTGTCAGGGGACTCATAAACCTTATTTATGTAAACAGTGTGGAAGCACCTTTAAATATCATTCTGCCCTAACCAAGCACCAACTAATACACACTGGAGCAAAACCATACACATGTAAGGAATGTGGCAAAGCTTTCAATAGAAGCACAAACCTCACTCGACACCAGGTAACTCATAAGAGACAGAAACCATACAAATGTCAGCTGTGTGACAAAGCCTTCAACAAAAGTACAAACTTTGCTCGGCACCAGATAACTCATAAGAGACAGAAACCATACAAATGTGATGAATGTGGCAGAACCTTCAATAAAAGTACAAACCTTACTCAGCACCAGATGATCCATACTGGAGAAAAACCCCAATGTAAAGAATGTGGCCAAGTGTTTAAGTACCCGTCAATCCTTACTCGACATCAAATAGTTCACAGTGGTGCCAAACCCTACCCCTGTGAAGAATGTGGCAAAGCCTTCAATAGTAAAGCAAACCTCACTCGACATCACCTGATTCACACGGGAGAGAAACCATACAAATGTCATGAATGTGGCAAAGCTTTTACGACACACTCAATCCTCACTCAGCACCAAAtaattcatactggagagagaccctacaaaTGTGATGAATGTGGCAAAGCCTTTAAGTATCACTCTAGCCTTTTTCAGCACCATATAATTCATACGGGGAAGAGACCCTACAAATGTGATGAATGTGGGAAAACCTTCAATCGTCGTTTAACACTTAGTCAGCATCAGATAATCCACACAGAAGAGAAGCCCTACAAATGTAAAGAATGTGACAAAACATTTAAATGTGCTGCATACTTGATCCAACATATGAAAATTCACTGGGAAGGGCTGCCCTACAGATGCAAAGAATGTGATAAACGCTTTAAATGTTCCGCACATCTTATTGatcatcagagaattcataccGGAGAGAGACCCTATATATGTCAAGAATGTGGCAAAGACTTTATCCGTTCTTCAGATCTTATTAAGCATCGgagaattcatactggagagaaaccctataGATGTAAAGAATGTGAAAAAGCCTATAGCTGTTCTTCACAGCTTAAACGACATCAGATAATTCacactggagagagaccctaccattGTCAAGAATGTGGCAAAGCCTTTAATAACCGCTCAACGTTTTGTgtacatcagagaattcatactggagagaagccctatAGTTGTAAGGAATGTGGGCAAGCCTATTACTGTTCTTCACAGCTTAATCGACATCAGAAAGTTCATACTGGAGAGAGACCATATGTATGTAAAGAATGTGGCAAAGGTTTTGTCACTTCCTCAAGGCTTAAATGTCACCAGGAAATTCATACTCGAGTGAAATCCTACCAGTGTAAAGAAAA CAAAGCCTTCATTAGTAGTTCAACCCTTAATGTCAAATATACAAGAGAAAATCCCTGTAAATGTCAAGAGTGTGGCAAGGCCTTTAACAACACTGCAGCCTTGATTTGA